The Paenibacillus tianjinensis genome has a window encoding:
- a CDS encoding DeoR/GlpR family DNA-binding transcription regulator: MGFAEEHQKWLAYHKKIRTGERLDRLERGHSHGEKMFVERVWWPIFGHLDDLHPEYEVLDWRGRPYFVDLVWKPGQVKFAVEIKGYGPHVQHTDRTRYRQELNRETYLQIAGYRVVSVPYDDLESTPELTISLFKSLLIPYLLKNADGVRSQYTRLERDILRMAARSNGLIRPVDLVKELGVNPRTIRKFMKQLCEKGKFRPVPAEGSNRICRYEYIHSLLDNEIW, encoded by the coding sequence ATGGGGTTTGCAGAAGAACATCAAAAGTGGCTCGCATACCACAAAAAAATAAGAACCGGAGAACGTCTGGACCGGCTGGAGCGCGGGCATAGTCATGGTGAAAAAATGTTTGTGGAGCGGGTATGGTGGCCCATTTTTGGTCATTTGGATGATCTGCACCCGGAGTATGAGGTTTTGGATTGGCGGGGGCGGCCATATTTTGTTGATTTGGTGTGGAAACCGGGCCAAGTGAAGTTTGCCGTCGAGATAAAAGGCTATGGGCCCCATGTGCAGCATACGGACCGGACCCGGTACCGGCAGGAGTTAAATCGGGAAACCTATCTGCAAATCGCCGGATACCGTGTTGTCTCGGTGCCATACGATGATCTGGAATCCACACCGGAGCTGACGATATCCCTGTTTAAATCTTTGCTGATTCCATATTTGCTGAAGAATGCGGATGGTGTGAGGAGTCAGTATACAAGGCTGGAAAGGGACATTCTGCGCATGGCGGCGCGCTCTAACGGGCTGATCCGCCCTGTTGATCTGGTGAAGGAGCTTGGAGTCAATCCGCGTACAATAAGGAAATTCATGAAGCAGCTGTGTGAAAAGGGGAAATTCAGACCCGTACCAGCCGAGGGCAGTAATAGGATATGCCGGTATGAGTATATTCACTCATTATTGGATAATGAGATATGGTAA